One window from the genome of Treponema sp. OMZ 838 encodes:
- a CDS encoding leucine-rich repeat domain-containing protein, translating to MKKTMMLIFGLLLIVGSIFATEKNTIVKESPASDFEYDLNETEDGVVITGYRGKGGDVIIPAEIEGYPVVECNGTFDGGGYVSITSIIFPDSITKISNPRLRDSEAVFKNMQSLKKVIFPKHLKEIPAYMLYDCYNITTIQLPADVEIIGRRAFGNLAISDIYLPNTVQKIEDYAFSRCRNLKIVTLPSSLKEIAGSVFSECNNIETLNLSDGIESIDSKAFENTAIRTLTIPSSVKKIGESSFANCKNLETLTLSDGIEEIESYAFRGTAIKKLVIPPSVKRIGQCAFEECKQLESLALSDGIETIGAYAFSETAIKMLTIPVSVKRIEAGAFSGGTWSDTKLETLIISDGIEFIGRRAFSKSPNLTSVTLPEKQIKYGNKEYSDYADCFSNCPQIPLKDRKKIRDTGYTGGFNDDK from the coding sequence ATGAAAAAAACAATGATGCTTATTTTTGGGTTGCTGCTGATTGTCGGTAGTATTTTTGCAACAGAAAAGAATACAATCGTAAAAGAAAGTCCTGCGAGTGACTTTGAATATGACTTGAATGAGACGGAAGACGGCGTTGTTATTACCGGTTATCGCGGTAAAGGTGGGGATGTTATTATTCCTGCAGAAATTGAAGGGTATCCGGTTGTAGAATGTAATGGCACTTTTGATGGTGGTGGGTATGTAAGTATTACCTCAATTATCTTTCCCGATTCCATTACGAAGATTTCAAATCCCCGACTAAGAGATAGTGAAGCAGTTTTTAAAAATATGCAATCTTTGAAAAAAGTAATATTTCCCAAGCATTTAAAAGAAATACCGGCATATATGCTGTATGACTGTTATAATATAACTACAATACAATTACCCGCAGATGTTGAAATTATTGGAAGACGGGCATTTGGAAATCTAGCGATATCGGATATATATTTACCAAATACTGTACAAAAAATTGAGGACTATGCTTTTTCAAGATGTAGGAATCTTAAAATAGTTACGCTCCCATCATCATTAAAGGAGATTGCAGGATCTGTATTTTCCGAATGTAACAATATTGAAACATTGAACTTATCTGATGGTATTGAAAGTATCGATTCAAAGGCATTTGAAAATACTGCTATTAGAACATTGACGATTCCCTCATCGGTAAAGAAAATCGGCGAGAGCTCCTTTGCAAACTGCAAAAATCTTGAAACCCTTACGTTGTCAGACGGTATTGAAGAGATAGAATCATATGCTTTTAGGGGCACTGCTATCAAAAAACTGGTAATACCGCCGTCCGTAAAACGGATCGGGCAATGTGCTTTCGAGGAGTGTAAACAACTGGAATCGCTGGCTTTATCCGACGGTATCGAGACTATTGGTGCTTATGCTTTTTCTGAAACAGCGATCAAGATGCTTACCATACCGGTATCAGTAAAACGAATTGAAGCAGGAGCTTTTTCAGGAGGAACTTGGAGCGATACAAAACTTGAAACACTCATCATATCTGATGGTATTGAGTTTATTGGCAGGAGAGCATTTAGCAAGTCTCCCAACCTTACAAGTGTAACCTTACCGGAAAAGCAAATTAAATATGGAAATAAAGAATATAGCGACTATGCCGACTGTTTCAGTAATTGCCCTCAAATTCCTTTGAAAGACCGTAAAAAAATAAGAGATACCGGCTATACCGGCGGATTCAATGACGACAAATAA
- a CDS encoding PH domain-containing protein — translation MKSLEAIQAEIQALGAVDLFGTKKEVQCLPEIMKDTEHVLYLTSGLMNGTTWLIVCTEERIILLDKGMFFGMNQVEMALDKINSISYKTGLIFGAIEIWHGGAKMVIDNCTKEFVKPFVDTVNVAIENLKRKTSAAQAPVQSAPQQLDIASQLERLSTLVEKGFLSKEEFETQKQKLLNA, via the coding sequence ATGAAATCATTGGAAGCAATACAAGCAGAAATTCAAGCGTTAGGAGCAGTTGACCTATTCGGAACAAAAAAAGAAGTTCAATGCTTACCGGAAATAATGAAAGATACAGAGCATGTCCTCTATTTAACATCCGGTTTAATGAATGGAACAACATGGCTCATCGTATGCACGGAAGAAAGGATTATTTTACTTGATAAGGGGATGTTCTTCGGTATGAATCAGGTAGAAATGGCTTTGGATAAAATTAATTCCATATCATATAAAACAGGATTGATTTTCGGCGCGATTGAAATTTGGCACGGCGGTGCAAAAATGGTCATTGACAACTGTACCAAAGAGTTTGTCAAACCTTTTGTTGATACGGTTAATGTAGCAATAGAAAATTTAAAACGAAAGACATCCGCTGCTCAAGCTCCTGTACAAAGCGCTCCACAGCAGCTGGATATTGCTTCGCAGCTTGAACGGCTTAGTACGCTCGTCGAAAAAGGCTTTCTTTCAAAAGAAGAATTTGAAACGCAGAAACAAAAACTGTTGAATGCTTAG
- a CDS encoding Lon protease family protein translates to MNTSSTSNIPQQASAQELPLSEIQFNIPESKIAALKTKAPHKPIVGQLRAVSALELGLSIRDDGYNIFIMGAPGTGRRTVLSSLLKDYKPNTAALQDIAYAHNYRHPAEPIALFFPAGEGKKFQHSLKNAIEALYKQALQIEKSENFLSAQKKIMSAVDSDENSLLANFEVTMLSRGFKLLQLKDDSNQSVDLIPLIKGKEVPFGELQLLVARKKFSEQALNDLRETYYRSLDELADLFALLRKNRTEAEEKLKQLYIDLLKPIIAAELEQPRALLNGYPAETDIQKKHNEKIASFLKKTETDLIARAVMYAAPFKSPRHKKAFFGRYAINLICENTEDKSYVIDENQPNFSNLFGTIEGHGDEEDGLLNGHLRLRGGAVHRALGGFLVLRLKDLLEEEDSWVYLKRVLQSGRIAVQAPPAGTHTPSLLKPEPVPAQLKVIIIGGEYSYEILYQEDPDFYKLFKVCAEFDSVMPLTDENLAAVLALIETFVKDRHSLPFSDSGYAKLLAYAVELSESRHLISAQFTKIADFVAEANYTAKQQSCELITDEIITKTIERRHYLAALPEEKFAEMVQLKEILIDTSGAAVGKINGLAVEERGFHTFGIPVSVTAQASPGTAGIINIEREAGLSGEIYDKAHLIISSILRQKYAPDFPLSISAAICFEQSYGMIDGDSASCAELFTLLSAIGGIPLRQDIAVTGSLNQLGMVQPVGGISEKITGFFDTCAILGLTGTQGVMIPQGNKNNLFLPERVINAIAEKRFRIWAVSNIDEGIELLSGMNTADVTVRVSAALRDFAEKVKAFRK, encoded by the coding sequence TTGAATACATCATCAACGTCAAATATCCCGCAGCAGGCTTCGGCACAGGAGCTTCCGCTTTCAGAAATTCAATTCAATATACCGGAATCGAAAATCGCCGCATTAAAAACAAAGGCGCCGCATAAGCCGATTGTCGGACAGCTCCGCGCGGTGTCCGCATTGGAACTCGGTTTAAGTATTCGGGACGACGGCTACAACATTTTTATTATGGGAGCGCCGGGAACAGGCCGCCGGACGGTTCTCTCTTCGCTGCTCAAGGACTATAAACCAAATACCGCCGCCTTGCAAGATATTGCGTATGCGCATAACTACCGGCATCCGGCGGAACCGATCGCGCTGTTTTTTCCGGCAGGGGAGGGCAAGAAGTTTCAGCACAGCCTCAAGAATGCAATTGAAGCGCTCTATAAACAGGCGCTGCAGATTGAAAAGTCGGAGAATTTTTTGTCTGCTCAAAAGAAGATTATGTCGGCGGTTGACAGCGACGAAAATTCTCTGCTTGCAAATTTTGAAGTAACGATGCTGTCGCGGGGATTTAAACTCTTGCAGCTGAAAGACGATTCCAATCAATCCGTCGATTTGATTCCGCTCATTAAAGGAAAAGAGGTTCCGTTCGGTGAGCTGCAGCTGCTGGTAGCGCGGAAGAAGTTTTCCGAACAAGCGCTCAACGATTTGCGTGAAACATATTACCGCTCGCTCGATGAGCTGGCTGATCTTTTTGCCCTGTTGCGGAAAAACCGAACGGAGGCGGAAGAAAAACTCAAGCAGCTGTACATCGATTTACTTAAACCGATTATCGCGGCGGAGCTTGAGCAGCCTCGTGCGCTGCTGAACGGCTATCCTGCCGAAACCGATATACAGAAAAAACACAATGAAAAGATTGCGTCTTTTTTAAAAAAGACCGAGACGGATTTGATTGCCCGTGCCGTGATGTATGCAGCGCCGTTTAAGTCTCCGCGGCACAAGAAAGCTTTTTTCGGGCGGTATGCAATCAATTTGATTTGCGAAAATACGGAGGATAAATCCTACGTTATCGACGAAAACCAGCCGAATTTTTCCAATCTTTTCGGGACAATCGAGGGGCACGGTGATGAAGAAGACGGACTGCTGAACGGCCATTTACGGCTGCGTGGAGGAGCGGTACACCGTGCCTTAGGCGGCTTTTTGGTGCTGCGGCTGAAAGACCTTTTGGAAGAAGAAGATTCGTGGGTGTATTTAAAGCGGGTACTGCAGTCGGGACGTATCGCCGTGCAAGCGCCGCCCGCCGGTACCCATACGCCTTCGCTTTTAAAGCCCGAACCGGTTCCTGCACAGCTGAAGGTTATCATCATCGGCGGCGAATATTCCTATGAGATTCTCTATCAAGAGGATCCCGACTTTTATAAGCTGTTCAAGGTATGTGCCGAATTCGATTCGGTGATGCCGCTGACGGATGAAAACTTGGCCGCCGTCTTGGCGCTCATCGAAACCTTTGTAAAAGACCGGCATTCGCTGCCGTTCAGCGATTCGGGGTATGCGAAGTTGCTTGCCTATGCGGTTGAACTTTCGGAGAGTCGGCATTTGATTTCCGCTCAGTTTACGAAGATTGCGGATTTTGTTGCGGAGGCGAATTATACGGCGAAGCAGCAATCGTGCGAGCTTATCACCGATGAGATCATTACCAAAACAATCGAGCGGCGGCATTACCTTGCAGCCTTACCCGAAGAAAAATTTGCCGAGATGGTGCAGCTCAAAGAAATTTTAATCGACACCTCCGGCGCCGCAGTGGGAAAAATCAACGGGCTTGCCGTAGAGGAGCGCGGCTTCCATACCTTCGGCATACCGGTGAGCGTTACCGCGCAAGCCTCTCCGGGTACTGCCGGTATTATCAATATCGAGCGGGAGGCGGGGCTTTCCGGCGAAATTTACGATAAGGCGCACCTCATCATCAGCTCGATTCTCCGGCAAAAATACGCGCCTGATTTTCCGCTGTCGATTTCCGCTGCAATCTGCTTTGAACAATCCTACGGTATGATCGACGGAGACTCCGCTTCCTGCGCCGAGCTTTTCACGCTGCTTTCCGCAATCGGGGGCATCCCGCTCAGGCAGGATATCGCGGTAACCGGCAGTTTGAATCAACTCGGTATGGTGCAGCCGGTGGGCGGTATTTCGGAAAAGATAACCGGCTTTTTCGACACCTGCGCGATTCTCGGGCTTACCGGCACGCAAGGTGTGATGATTCCTCAGGGTAATAAGAACAATCTCTTTTTGCCGGAGCGCGTCATCAACGCTATCGCCGAAAAGCGGTTTAGAATATGGGCGGTCAGCAATATCGATGAAGGTATCGAGCTCTTGAGCGGTATGAATACGGCGGATGTTACCGTGCGCGTTTCTGCCGCGCTGCGCGACTTTGCGGAAAAAGTGAAAGCATTTAGAAAATAG
- a CDS encoding TrkH family potassium uptake protein has protein sequence MNTIVTKLRANLSGVAFILSLALLFLQQFYASLAATIVIHTLDAVILLLIIAETFLPMRHEKYFQQYFQKHAALCVSTVLFCAAFIFFKIKIGFIPSSPELILMFALIKNIFLFGKIIKNTADTAGGTERVMLNPAGTLLVSFFMVIITGTFLLMLPAATPGTDHLDFLTALFTATSAVCVTGLSIINVATELTTVGKVILILLIQIGGLGIMVFSFFGMLAFRRKLSIAEKLTVSYMVSEDDMSGLFKALRVIVGSTFLVEAISAGFLYLGFSRTMGVSVETLGFAAFHAVSAFCNAGFALFPNNLESFTGDPIISLTISFTIILGGIGFAVMYDTVRKIKTETQNVFKKKKTTFFLPLNTQIVLVMTAGALFISFAAFYLLEHTHAMKDFSLHEQYLGAFFQAVTLRTAGFSTVSFASLTNATLLMMIFVMFVGGASGSTAGGIKLNTVAVVFAFFRSFLKNDRTVIIKKMSIPDEQVKKAFLILGFGLTIVSAAIFVLTVTESLPFLPMAFETVSAFATVGLSTGITAQFSIAGKLILIFLMFIGRGGPLTILTAAGKKEGSDTVEYPYGAISIG, from the coding sequence ATGAATACCATAGTAACCAAACTCCGTGCAAATCTTTCAGGCGTTGCCTTTATACTTAGTTTAGCGCTGTTGTTTCTGCAGCAGTTCTATGCTTCCCTCGCCGCTACTATCGTTATCCACACACTTGATGCTGTGATCTTGCTTCTTATTATTGCAGAAACGTTTTTGCCGATGCGGCATGAAAAATACTTTCAGCAATATTTTCAAAAACATGCGGCACTCTGTGTAAGCACCGTCCTTTTTTGTGCCGCCTTTATCTTTTTTAAAATAAAGATCGGTTTTATTCCTTCATCGCCGGAACTGATTCTAATGTTTGCGCTTATAAAAAATATTTTCCTGTTCGGTAAGATCATCAAAAATACTGCGGACACTGCGGGAGGCACTGAACGAGTGATGCTGAACCCTGCAGGAACTTTGCTCGTTTCGTTTTTTATGGTCATCATTACCGGAACTTTTTTGCTGATGCTTCCGGCTGCGACTCCCGGTACCGACCACTTGGATTTTTTGACGGCGTTATTTACCGCTACCTCTGCAGTCTGCGTTACCGGTTTGAGCATTATCAATGTCGCAACGGAATTGACAACGGTCGGCAAGGTTATCCTTATTTTGCTTATTCAGATTGGCGGACTCGGTATTATGGTGTTTTCGTTTTTCGGGATGCTTGCTTTTAGACGTAAACTGTCTATAGCAGAAAAATTAACCGTTTCGTATATGGTGAGCGAAGATGATATGTCGGGATTGTTTAAAGCACTTCGCGTTATCGTGGGTTCTACATTTTTGGTTGAAGCAATCAGCGCCGGATTTTTGTACCTCGGATTTTCCCGTACGATGGGAGTATCGGTCGAGACACTCGGTTTTGCAGCGTTCCATGCGGTATCGGCATTTTGTAATGCCGGTTTTGCACTCTTCCCGAATAATCTCGAATCTTTTACCGGTGATCCCATTATCAGTTTAACAATCAGTTTTACGATTATCCTCGGCGGTATCGGCTTTGCAGTTATGTACGATACGGTACGCAAAATAAAAACCGAAACACAAAATGTGTTTAAGAAGAAAAAGACAACATTTTTTCTTCCGCTCAATACGCAGATCGTGCTGGTAATGACCGCGGGTGCGCTCTTTATCTCTTTTGCAGCGTTTTATTTGTTGGAACATACCCATGCAATGAAGGATTTCTCTCTGCATGAGCAATATCTCGGTGCCTTCTTCCAAGCGGTTACGCTGCGGACGGCTGGCTTTTCAACGGTGTCCTTTGCTTCGCTGACTAATGCAACGTTGCTGATGATGATTTTTGTGATGTTTGTCGGCGGCGCTTCGGGCAGTACGGCGGGCGGTATTAAGTTGAACACCGTTGCAGTGGTTTTTGCATTTTTCCGCTCGTTCTTAAAAAACGATCGAACAGTCATCATCAAAAAAATGTCGATACCCGATGAGCAGGTAAAAAAAGCTTTTCTTATCCTCGGTTTCGGTTTGACGATTGTGTCCGCTGCCATATTTGTATTGACGGTAACCGAATCGCTGCCGTTTTTACCCATGGCCTTTGAAACGGTTTCCGCTTTTGCAACCGTAGGACTTTCTACCGGTATCACGGCGCAGTTCAGCATTGCCGGTAAACTGATATTGATCTTCCTCATGTTTATCGGCAGGGGAGGGCCGCTTACCATTCTCACTGCTGCCGGAAAAAAGGAAGGCAGCGATACCGTCGAATATCCGTACGGCGCTATTTCGATCGGGTAA
- a CDS encoding tetratricopeptide repeat protein: protein MRKFTLQTTVLCIILIAVAFVGGYYVGHFVCAKQSIQKLYEQADALFTKKDKTLEDRRQAFFYYKLAAEGGLTEAQYSLGLCYLRQDGTGENEEEAFNWFRKAVHAEDDMTALSRLQQAAEKGNKKAQYIFGFYYRYGKGGIVQDGGVVQGDETAFKWYEKAAEAGLSYAQNTVGFCYSNGIGVSVNDEMALHWYYIAADNGDTWAINNIGVCYSNGEGGLHKDKKTALDWFRKAADSGNALAMSNIGTYYEYGEGGIRKDEQRALEWHRMAADNGNARGMRNVGIFYEYGKGGLTKDYYEAQQWYQKANERRYSGIQEDLDRISAKLKK from the coding sequence ATGCGGAAATTTACATTACAAACAACAGTGCTTTGTATCATACTTATTGCAGTAGCTTTCGTCGGCGGTTATTATGTAGGCCATTTTGTATGTGCAAAGCAAAGTATACAAAAACTATATGAGCAAGCTGATGCACTATTTACGAAAAAAGATAAAACGTTAGAAGATAGGCGGCAAGCGTTTTTTTATTATAAATTAGCAGCTGAGGGTGGACTTACCGAAGCACAATATTCGCTTGGGCTTTGTTATCTTAGACAAGACGGTACCGGAGAAAATGAAGAAGAAGCCTTTAACTGGTTTAGGAAAGCGGTACATGCGGAGGATGATATGACCGCATTGAGTCGCTTGCAGCAAGCAGCGGAAAAAGGCAACAAAAAAGCTCAGTACATTTTCGGCTTTTACTATCGGTATGGAAAAGGAGGAATTGTACAAGATGGAGGAGTTGTACAAGGTGATGAAACAGCTTTTAAATGGTATGAAAAAGCTGCAGAAGCTGGGCTTTCCTATGCTCAAAATACAGTCGGGTTTTGTTATTCTAATGGAATAGGTGTCTCTGTGAATGATGAAATGGCATTGCATTGGTATTACATTGCAGCTGATAATGGCGATACATGGGCGATAAATAATATAGGTGTATGCTATTCGAATGGAGAAGGTGGACTGCATAAAGATAAAAAAACCGCATTGGACTGGTTTCGTAAGGCTGCTGATAGCGGTAATGCTTTGGCTATGTCGAATATCGGTACGTATTATGAATATGGGGAAGGCGGGATCCGCAAAGATGAACAAAGAGCGCTGGAATGGCACCGTATGGCGGCTGATAACGGTAATGCTCGCGGTATGCGCAATGTCGGTATCTTTTATGAATACGGAAAAGGCGGATTGACAAAAGATTATTATGAGGCGCAACAGTGGTATCAGAAAGCAAATGAAAGAAGATATAGCGGAATTCAAGAAGACTTAGACAGAATTAGCGCAAAATTGAAAAAATAA
- a CDS encoding GNAT family N-acetyltransferase — MHYCFELLTPETIYDAAAFVRQHEYRCIDLAEQLRLCLYPDYAPRYKKAAAIYTCPQRQTCPQPQKICCGVLLFSTYGLLFHCIDTDIPEETVLAFGRFFLDENVFYSEHQWELHAVAGIREHTILFERVIAATVSAQHTPALLDAAVDYYLMRCAKPCTDTFFQTAESNLNTTLNAALSIERATENDLTELFPLQLDYENTEVAYEGRPINPAVCKLSLRARLTAEYIYKVSTDGHIVAKAGTNAQGFHWFQIGGVYTLPAYRNKGLAAAAVAHLINTHSAEAHGFALFVKTANTAALRVYEKLGFEQCGLFRMSYWKAGKDPFYSPENSAILDKRIADIRTGKNVSEHELIEE, encoded by the coding sequence ATGCACTACTGTTTTGAACTGCTCACCCCGGAAACTATCTATGACGCGGCTGCATTCGTGCGGCAGCACGAATACCGCTGCATCGATCTTGCAGAGCAGCTGCGGCTTTGCTTGTACCCCGACTATGCTCCGCGGTATAAAAAGGCGGCGGCTATCTATACCTGCCCGCAACGGCAAACTTGTCCGCAACCGCAAAAAATCTGCTGCGGGGTCTTACTGTTCAGCACGTATGGGCTTTTGTTCCACTGCATCGATACGGACATTCCAGAAGAAACGGTCTTAGCTTTCGGCAGGTTCTTTTTAGACGAGAACGTGTTCTATAGCGAACACCAGTGGGAACTCCACGCCGTTGCGGGCATCCGCGAACATACGATTCTCTTTGAACGGGTGATTGCAGCAACCGTATCTGCGCAACATACACCAGCCCTGCTGGATGCCGCCGTAGATTACTACCTGATGCGGTGCGCCAAACCCTGTACGGATACATTCTTTCAAACAGCGGAGTCAAACCTGAATACCACGCTGAATGCCGCGCTGTCGATTGAACGCGCAACGGAGAATGATCTTACAGAACTCTTCCCGCTCCAGCTCGATTATGAAAATACCGAGGTTGCCTACGAAGGCCGCCCGATAAACCCTGCCGTCTGTAAACTGTCGCTGCGTGCCCGCCTTACAGCCGAATACATCTACAAAGTCTCAACAGACGGGCACATTGTCGCAAAGGCCGGAACCAATGCGCAGGGCTTTCACTGGTTTCAAATCGGCGGCGTCTATACCCTGCCCGCATACCGAAATAAAGGATTAGCCGCAGCAGCCGTTGCGCATCTCATCAATACCCACAGCGCAGAAGCGCACGGCTTCGCACTCTTCGTAAAAACCGCCAACACAGCCGCTCTCCGCGTATACGAAAAGCTCGGCTTTGAGCAGTGCGGGCTGTTTAGAATGAGTTATTGGAAGGCGGGGAAAGATCCATTCTATTCTCCTGAAAACAGCGCAATACTTGATAAGAGAATTGCAGATATAAGAACAGGAAAGAATGTCTCCGAACATGAACTTATCGAGGAGTGA
- a CDS encoding helix-turn-helix transcriptional regulator, with product MNFSGKLKTLRKQHHLSQEELAEKIHVSRQAITKWESGNGIPDIGNIIAISVLFDESLDVLLKEEKSLLSKHQFLYESKTEYDLDTLKKIDVKIGVAHEVIIEETKDEKIQILLASNKIASLAQQVKVKIVESAKRMDILVKRSTDLSDANSMENLFVLLRIPVKFVADMEIYSKTENLKIRDITFEALEFSGKVSNCFFSNAGGHTELDTNSNLYAEIAHYKGKIDFNQLKAISKIKFAENSNYYLKNAGLGTRFLDSDKNILIRKREKKDPQIETDVIVELNGWKSEIQIL from the coding sequence ATGAACTTTTCTGGAAAACTTAAAACTTTGCGGAAGCAGCATCATTTGTCACAAGAGGAACTTGCAGAAAAAATCCATGTAAGCCGTCAAGCAATTACAAAATGGGAAAGCGGAAACGGAATTCCTGATATTGGAAATATCATTGCTATTTCAGTTTTGTTCGATGAATCGCTCGATGTGCTTTTAAAAGAAGAAAAAAGTCTTTTATCCAAACATCAATTTTTGTATGAAAGTAAAACGGAATATGATTTAGATACTTTGAAGAAAATCGATGTTAAGATTGGTGTTGCGCATGAGGTCATCATAGAAGAAACAAAAGATGAAAAAATTCAGATTCTGCTGGCTTCAAATAAAATCGCTTCTCTTGCACAGCAGGTAAAAGTTAAGATTGTTGAAAGTGCAAAACGGATGGATATTCTTGTAAAGCGTTCTACAGATTTAAGTGATGCGAATAGTATGGAAAATCTTTTTGTGTTACTCCGTATTCCGGTAAAATTTGTTGCAGATATGGAAATCTATTCAAAGACAGAGAATCTGAAAATTCGGGATATTACATTTGAAGCCTTGGAATTTTCCGGTAAAGTTTCAAACTGTTTTTTTTCAAATGCCGGCGGACATACAGAGCTTGATACGAATTCCAACCTTTATGCAGAAATTGCTCATTACAAAGGAAAAATCGATTTTAATCAGCTCAAGGCGATTTCTAAAATTAAGTTTGCAGAAAATTCAAACTATTATTTAAAAAATGCCGGACTCGGAACTCGTTTTTTGGATTCCGATAAGAATATACTCATCCGTAAACGCGAGAAAAAAGATCCTCAAATTGAAACGGATGTGATTGTGGAATTGAACGGTTGGAAATCGGAAATTCAGATTTTATAA
- a CDS encoding MATE family efflux transporter has product METEKQRTQILNDNLWKILIDFSWPAVIAMFLLGANNVLDGIFVGRFAEEGSLAGISIALPPVIAFTGFGLLIGTGAGSLLSIAIGAEDTDIRRRLLGNVNALVLIASAAVMLVGFRFSQPLLFAMGGRGKELMLGDVYYRTLLWGALPWIYTVALNTLIRAEGKMKTASVIMAIGLAVNGLSNYVLMVLFKQGIKGAALGTNIGMIVQSLICMLYVSRSPLVRQVVNSTDNGAFVSSLQQACAIRLDKDIVRTIIQMGLSAFIMQIMMVLQSMLVLNVITRYGTAHDIAFYGVVTRLFSFVVQPLAGFMIAMPPIIGINFGAAQPERVIAAFKCFVTASFILVLPFWIFALTMPEAAAGVMMNRALITAENSIQIRIFMALLPVMPLTFLTLSFFPAINKGLSSSIIALMQQVVLYVPVMLLLPRFTGVRGVYYGTLFIELVTAIPILILIKREFRLLRTGITRWVKAE; this is encoded by the coding sequence ATGGAAACGGAAAAACAACGGACACAGATTTTAAACGATAATCTCTGGAAGATTTTAATAGATTTTTCATGGCCGGCAGTTATTGCGATGTTTCTGCTTGGAGCGAATAATGTGCTTGATGGAATATTTGTCGGACGCTTTGCGGAAGAAGGTTCACTTGCAGGTATTTCCATTGCGCTGCCGCCGGTAATTGCGTTTACCGGCTTCGGGCTTCTGATAGGAACGGGAGCGGGTTCCCTATTAAGTATCGCGATCGGTGCGGAAGATACCGATATTCGGCGGCGGTTATTAGGGAATGTGAATGCGCTGGTGCTTATCGCTTCGGCAGCGGTAATGTTGGTGGGCTTTCGGTTTTCGCAGCCGCTGCTTTTTGCGATGGGCGGCAGAGGAAAGGAACTGATGCTCGGTGATGTGTATTACCGGACACTTTTATGGGGGGCACTTCCTTGGATATATACCGTTGCACTCAATACGCTTATCCGCGCCGAAGGTAAAATGAAAACCGCATCCGTCATCATGGCTATCGGTTTGGCGGTAAACGGACTTTCAAACTATGTGTTGATGGTTTTGTTCAAGCAGGGCATAAAAGGCGCTGCACTCGGTACGAACATCGGTATGATTGTGCAGTCGTTGATCTGTATGCTGTATGTGAGCCGTTCACCGCTGGTACGGCAGGTTGTGAATTCCACGGATAACGGTGCATTCGTTTCTTCGTTGCAGCAAGCATGTGCAATCAGGTTGGACAAAGATATTGTCCGTACGATTATCCAGATGGGGCTGTCCGCTTTTATTATGCAAATTATGATGGTCTTGCAGAGTATGTTGGTGTTGAACGTTATTACCCGTTACGGCACTGCTCACGATATCGCTTTTTACGGCGTGGTTACTCGTCTGTTCAGTTTTGTCGTGCAACCGCTTGCCGGATTTATGATTGCGATGCCTCCCATCATCGGTATTAATTTCGGAGCAGCACAGCCTGAACGTGTGATTGCCGCATTTAAATGTTTTGTAACGGCTTCTTTCATACTCGTGCTCCCCTTTTGGATTTTTGCACTTACCATGCCCGAAGCGGCCGCCGGTGTCATGATGAACCGTGCATTGATTACCGCAGAAAACAGTATACAAATTAGGATCTTTATGGCGCTGCTGCCTGTGATGCCGCTCACGTTTTTAACGTTAAGCTTTTTCCCCGCAATCAATAAAGGTCTCAGTAGTTCCATAATTGCCCTTATGCAGCAGGTTGTGCTGTATGTTCCCGTGATGCTGCTGTTGCCCCGTTTTACCGGTGTCCGCGGTGTGTACTACGGTACGCTGTTCATCGAACTGGTAACGGCAATTCCGATCCTCATTTTAATTAAACGTGAATTCCGGCTGTTAAGAACGGGTATAACCCGCTGGGTAAAAGCGGAGTAA
- a CDS encoding GNAT family N-acetyltransferase — protein MAKLQEEISSLHCSLIAIAIPINTGFIERNRYVAKAGTNAQVFHWFQIGGVYTLPAYRNRGLAAAAVAHLINTHSAESHGFALFVKTANTAALRVYKKLGFEQCGLFRMSYWKVGKDPFYSPENSAILDKSVRKYPITPLLPSGLYPFLTAGIHV, from the coding sequence ATGGCAAAACTGCAGGAAGAGATATCGTCCCTGCACTGCAGCTTAATTGCGATTGCTATTCCAATTAACACCGGCTTTATTGAGCGGAACAGATACGTCGCAAAGGCCGGAACCAACGCACAGGTCTTTCACTGGTTCCAAATCGGCGGCGTCTACACCCTGCCCGCATATCGAAACAGGGGATTAGCCGCAGCCGCCGTTGCGCATCTCATCAATACCCACAGCGCAGAATCGCACGGCTTCGCACTCTTCGTAAAAACCGCCAACACAGCCGCCCTCCGCGTATACAAAAAACTCGGCTTTGAGCAGTGCGGGCTGTTCAGAATGAGTTACTGGAAGGTGGGGAAAGATCCATTCTATTCTCCTGAAAACAGCGCAATTCTTGATAAGAGCGTTAGAAAGTATCCCATTACTCCGCTTTTACCCAGCGGGTTATACCCGTTCTTAACAGCCGGAATTCACGTTTAA